The genomic stretch CCCGAACACGGCAGTGAAACGCTTCAGCGCAGACGATACTGAGGGGGCAACCCCTTGTGGAAAATATGCCACTGCTAGGAGACTTCACTACCAAGAAGAAAAAGTAACCGCAGTTTTTATCCAGCCTTTCACTTTTATCACTGATCAGCCCAGTTGCTTTATACTGGAAGTTGATTTATAATAATATCAGTAAAGGTAACCTTGCGTAAGAACGGCAGGCGGTTCTAAGGAGAAAAGATGGCTAGCCGATTCGAAAAATTTTCAGAACGAGCACGTAGAGTTCTCACCTCAGCTCAGGAAGAAGCGCAGCACCTTAACCACAGCTACATTGGTACTGAGCATATCCTGCTGGGATTGATACGGGAAGAGGAAGGGGTAGCTGCCAAGGTACTAATCAATCTGGGCGCCAGCCTGGGTAAAGTGCGTTCCGCGGTAGAATATATCATCGGGCGCGGTGAGAAAGCCAGTACCAGTGAGATCGGGCTTACCCCCAGAGCCAAACGCGTCATTGAACTGGCGATAGACGAGGCACGTCAGCTGGGCCACAGCTATATCGGCACCGAGCACCTCCTCTTAGGGCTGCTGCATGAAGGAGAGGGAATCGCTGCCGGCGTACTGGAGAGCTTTGGTATCACCCTTGAGCAGGCGCGGGCTGAAGTAACCCGCATTCCCAGCCAGGGTTTAGCCAGGGCCAAAGTGACCCGCAGCGCCAACCGGACGCCGCTGCTGGACCAGTTAGGCATTGACCTGACTGCCGCCGCCCGCGCCGGGAAACTCGATCCCGTCATCGGACGGAACAAGGAGATTGAGCGGGTAACGCAAATCCTGAGCCGCCGCACCAAGAATAATCCGGCCCTCATCGGTGAACCGGGAGTGGGCAAGACAGCCATTGTAGAAGGCCTGGCCCACCGTATCGCTACCAGCGAGGTACCGGAGACACTGATTGACAAGCGTTTGATAACCCTGGATATGGCGGCGGTAGTCGCCGGGACCAAATACCGGGGCGAATTTGAAGAGCGACTCAAGAAAATCATCGAAGAGATAAAGACTACCGGCAACTGTGTCCTCTTCGTCGATGAGTTCCACACTATTGTTGGCGCCGGAGCCGCTGAGGGAGCGGTCGATGCCGCCAGCATCCTTAAACCATCGCTGGCCAGAGGCGAATTACAGTGCATCGGAGCTACCACCCTCGATGATTACCGCAAGCATGTGGAGCGTGATCCCGCCCTGGAGCGGCGCTTCCAGCCGGTACTGGTCGAGGAGCCTTCCGTAGAAGAGACCATAGCAATTTTGCATGGTATCAGGGAACGCTATGAAGAACATCACAAGCTTAAGATAAGCGATGAAGCAATAAACGCCGCGGCAACATTAGCCGCCAGGTACATACCTGACCGCTTCCTGCCGGATAAGGCTATCGACCTGATTGATGAAGCCTCATCACGGGTAAGGATTAAATCCCAGGTCAAACCCGTTTCTCTGCAGAAGCTCAAGGAAGTTGAGGAAAGTTACCGCCAGGATAAAGAGACCGCTCTGGCCGCTCAACAGTATGATTACGCGGCTGAGATACGCGAGAGAGAACTCCAGCTTGAGGAGAAGTCCAAAGAGCTGGAGCAACAGTGGCATACGGAACTGGTGCAGGAAAAGCCGGTAGTTACTGCCGAAAACATTGCCGAAATTGTCAGCATGTGGACCGGGGTTCCAGTAATACAACTGAGCGGTGATGAGACCAGCCGGCTATTGCAGATGGAAGAAGTCCTGCACAAACGTATTGTTGGACAGGATGAAGCGATAAGTACCATCGCCAGAGCCGTACGGAGAGCCCGCGCCGGACTCAAAGATCCCAGGCACCCCATTGGTAACTTTATCTTTCTCGGCCCGACGGGAGTCGGCAAGACAGAATTGGTCAAGGCACTGTCCGAGTTCATGTTCGGCGGCGAGGATTCCCTGATAAGGCTGGACATGTCCGAGTACCAGGAAAGACACACGGTATCCCGAATGGTCGGAGCGCCGCCCGGATACATCGGCTACGACGAGGGCGGCCAGTTGACCGAAGCCGTGAGACGAAAGTCATACTGCTGCATACTCCTTGATGAAATTGAGAAAGCGCATCCGGATGTGTTTAATATCCTGCTCCAAATCTTCGATGACGGGCATCTGACCGATGCCAAGGGCCGCCGGGTTGATTTCCGTAATTGTATCATTGTGATGACCAGTAACATCGGCGCCGAGCTTATCAGAAAGAGGAGCGTC from Dehalococcoidales bacterium encodes the following:
- a CDS encoding ATP-dependent Clp protease ATP-binding subunit translates to MASRFEKFSERARRVLTSAQEEAQHLNHSYIGTEHILLGLIREEEGVAAKVLINLGASLGKVRSAVEYIIGRGEKASTSEIGLTPRAKRVIELAIDEARQLGHSYIGTEHLLLGLLHEGEGIAAGVLESFGITLEQARAEVTRIPSQGLARAKVTRSANRTPLLDQLGIDLTAAARAGKLDPVIGRNKEIERVTQILSRRTKNNPALIGEPGVGKTAIVEGLAHRIATSEVPETLIDKRLITLDMAAVVAGTKYRGEFEERLKKIIEEIKTTGNCVLFVDEFHTIVGAGAAEGAVDAASILKPSLARGELQCIGATTLDDYRKHVERDPALERRFQPVLVEEPSVEETIAILHGIRERYEEHHKLKISDEAINAAATLAARYIPDRFLPDKAIDLIDEASSRVRIKSQVKPVSLQKLKEVEESYRQDKETALAAQQYDYAAEIRERELQLEEKSKELEQQWHTELVQEKPVVTAENIAEIVSMWTGVPVIQLSGDETSRLLQMEEVLHKRIVGQDEAISTIARAVRRARAGLKDPRHPIGNFIFLGPTGVGKTELVKALSEFMFGGEDSLIRLDMSEYQERHTVSRMVGAPPGYIGYDEGGQLTEAVRRKSYCCILLDEIEKAHPDVFNILLQIFDDGHLTDAKGRRVDFRNCIIVMTSNIGAELIRKRSVIGFAPQSDEAKTQQKSYEGMKERLLDELKKTFKPEFLNRLDNVVVFHSLNKEHIRKIVDLMLTSVTQQLADKEIKLEVSERAKDFLGEKGYDEVFGARPLRRVIQDRVEDKLSDSLLRGQFRAGDTAIVDLEDGEIVVHPAEAVGALAADDEP